The genomic segment ATTTGGTGCTTatgtattttgtactttttttttgtgtgtgtatgttcacATTGAAATGACGTCCTCAAATTGTTGCTCATTCTCCTTCACAGTTCTTGGATTCCTTTGGTTGGCATCGGATCAACATGGGTGGTGGCAAATTGGGAAGTTTGATCAGGATGAGGCACATCATCACATACAGTCTGTCTCCCTTTGAGCAGCGGGCATTCCCCAACTATTTCTCCAAAGGAATTCCCAACGTGTGGAGAAGGTTCTCTGCGTCTTTCTTCAAAATTGCCCCTCGTGAGTATCTTCTATGCTTTTCAGTGTTATCATTGTGGTATGTTATTATATatcactaaatatttttttaccaccatacttatttttcccattaatctgtttttgtattcatagcctgaaaatattttttaatg from the Vanacampus margaritifer isolate UIUO_Vmar chromosome 10, RoL_Vmar_1.0, whole genome shotgun sequence genome contains:
- the uqcrq gene encoding cytochrome b-c1 complex subunit 8, which codes for MGGGKLGSLIRMRHIITYSLSPFEQRAFPNYFSKGIPNVWRRFSASFFKIAPPFAIMYLTITWGNATHKQSKRKNPADYENEE